Proteins encoded within one genomic window of Macrobrachium nipponense isolate FS-2020 chromosome 9, ASM1510439v2, whole genome shotgun sequence:
- the LOC135218582 gene encoding Bardet-Biedl syndrome 7 protein-like gives MQLNLTRVDYLQVGLTSSHCVRVLPSSGAKAQQKVVVGDHDGLVQLFTMRKGEPQLGFRSDIEKLITRVELGGALGTVRDKIFVSSGNEVRGYTKKGKQFLGFDTNLTEEIRSMHISGSDLLVCGNHIYNHYHDCQDASYFLAPDKINDVISLPAEKVSYFRCSFYQKYNISQFSVVGFVFLH, from the exons ATGCAGCTTAATCTCACAAGAGTAGACTACTTGCAAGTAGGCTTAACATCTTCGCACTGTGTACGAGTTCTGCCATCTAGCGGTGCCAAAGCTCAGCAGAag gttGTTGTTGGTGATCATGATGGCCTCGTGCAGTTGTTTACCATGAGAAAGGGAGAACCTCAGCTGGGATTCAGATCAGATATTGAGAAGCTGATCACACGTGTAGAGCTTGGTGGAGCTTTAG gtactGTACGAGACAAAATATTTGTGTCATCAGGCAATGAAGTCCGAGGTTATACTAAAAAAGGCAAACAGTTTTTGGGGTTTGACACAAATTTAACAGAGGAAATAAGGTCTAT GCACATAAGTGGGAGTGATTTGTTAGTGTGTGGCAACCACATATACAATCATTATCATGACTGTCAAGATGCTAGTTACTTCCTGGCTCCTGACAAAATTAATGATGTTATTTCACTTCCTGCAGAAAAGGTAAGCTATTTTCGTTGCTCTTTTTaccaaaaatataatatttcccAGTTTTCAGTAGTAGGGTTTGTCTTCTTACATTAG